The following nucleotide sequence is from Chloracidobacterium validum.
ACCCCGGCACTGCTGGCAATCCTGGAACGCCAAGGTGTCGAGATTGCCAAGCTGACCCTGCATGTCGGCTATGGGACGTTTCAGCCCGTCCGTACGGAAAATCTGGCCGAGCATCGGGTTGAACCCGAAGTCTATGTCGTGCCGGAAGCAACCGCCCGGCAAATCACCCTGGCCAAACGCTCAGGCCGCCGCGTCATTGCCGTTGGGACAACCTCCACCCGGACGCTTGAAACGGTCGCCCGCGCAACAGACGACGGCATGGCGGTCGTTCCCGGTCAGGGCATGACGGATTTGACGATTGTGCCGGGATTCGAGTTTCGCGTCCTGGACGGACTGCTGACCAACTTCCACCTGCCCAAGTCGTCGCTTTTGGCGCTCGTGGTGGCGTTTGGTGGCTACCAGCCGGTGATGGAAGCCTACCGCCATGCAGTTGCCGCGCGTTATCGTTTTTACAGTTACGGCGACGCCATGCTGCTACTGTAAGCCAATTAACATTGCCAATTCGACTGAAACTTCTGCCCCCCCAATTACATTACTTTGACTTGTCATTGCCCATTTCATCGTTTTGAGGTTTTGCCCATGAAGCTTGCGTTGTTACGCGGGCTAACCAGCGCGGCGCTCGTGGTCGCGTTGGTTAGCCCTGCTCCGCTGTTCCCGCTGACAGTCAAGGCGCAGCCACCAGCCCAGTCTGTTGCCTTGCCACCCGGCGTCACGCGCGTCACGAGTGTCGAAGGCATCACGGAGTACCGGCTGGCAAACGGCCTGCGCGTCCTCCTGTTTCCGGATGCATCCAAACAAACCATCACGGTCAACATCACGTACTTGGTTGGGTCGCGCCATGAAAACTATGGCGAAACCGGCATGGCGCACCTGCTCGAACACCTCGTGTTCAAGGGCACGCCACGTCACCCGGACATCCCCAAGGAACTTTCCGAACGGGGCGCGCGCCCAAACGGCACGACTTGGTTTGACCGCACCAACTACTTTGAAACGTTTCAGGCCACGGAAGACAATCTCCGGTGGGCGCTCGATTTAGAGGCCGACCGCATGGTGAACAGCTTCATCGCCAAAAAAGACCTCGACTCAGAAATGACCGTCGTGCGCAATGAGTTTGAGGCAGGTGAAAACAGTCCCTATCGCGTGCTGCTTCAGCGGACGCAAGCCGTCGCCTACGACTGGCACAACTATGGCAAATCCACGATTGGCGCGCGCTCCGACATTGAAAATGTCCCGATTGAGCGCCTCCAGGCGTTTTATCGGAAATACTACCAGCCGGACAATGCCGTGCTCTTGGTTGCCGGGAAGTTTGATGAGGAAAAAACGCTGAAGATGATTCACGAATACTTCGGCCCGATTCCAAAGCCCGACCGGGTGCTGCAACCCACCTACACGCTTGACCCGACCCAGGATGGCGAACGCACCGTAACCATCCGGCGCGTCGGTGATACCAAGGTGGTCCTCGCCTGCTATCACGTTCCCGCGGCGTCCCACCCAGACAAGCCGGCCGTTCAAATTCTTGCCGGCGTCATCGGCGATACACCTTCGGGACGTTTGCACAAGGCCCTGGTCGAAACCAAAAAAGCCGCCTTTGTGCAGGGGTTTAGCTTTGACAACAAGGAACCGGGACTGGTCAATTTCGGAGCCATTCTCACAAGCAGTTCAGACATTGAAGAAGTCCGCAAACTTTTGCTGACGACCATTGAGGAAACGGCCACGGCAAAGCCCCCCACCGAGGAAGAAGTCGAGCGCATCCGCCAGCAGTACCTGACCGACATCGAACAAAGCATCAACAACTCGGAACGGCTCGGGCTCGAACTCAGCGAGTGGATCGGCGCGGGTGACTGGCGGCTGTTTTTCCTCAACCGCGACCGGCTCAAGCAAGTCAAGGTTGACGATGTGCAGCGCGTCGCCAAGGCGTACCTCAAGCCTGACAATCGCACGGTTGGCATGTTCATTCCAACCGAAAAGCCTGACCGCGCCGATATTCCGGCCACCCCGGACGTCGCCGAGTTGCTCAAGGACTACCGCGGCAGCGCAGCCATTGCGGCGGGCGAAGCCTTCGAGCCGACGCCTGAAAACATTGATGCCCGTTCACGCTTTCTGGCGGAGCAGGGCGGACTACAGATGGTTCTCTTGCCGAAAAAGACACGTGGCAATACCGTCACCTTGGTCATGACGATTCGACTGGGCAATGAACAAGCGCTGCGCAATCAGGCGACGATCGGCAATCTGACGGGACAGATGCTCCAGCGTGGGACGAAGCGCAAGACCCGCCAGCAAATCGAGGATGAGTTCACCCGTTTGAAAGCGCAGGGCGGTGTTTTTGGCGGCGCGACAAGCATTAACTTCAGCGTGACGACAACGCGGGAGAACCTGGCCGAGGTCGTACGCCTCGGGGCGGAGATTCTGCGTGAGCCGGCCTTCCCGGAAAGCGAGTTCGAGCAGCTCAAGCAGCAAATCATTGCCAGCATCGAGCAAAGTCGCCGCGAGCCGCAGAATGTGGCCATTACTGCTTTTTCACGTCACCTGTCGCCCTACCCCAAAGAAGACGTACGCTACCGGCCGCTGCCCGATGAAGAAATCGAGCAGGTCAAAGCCGTGACCATAGAAGACATCAAGCGTTTCTATGACACATTTTACGGTATCGCCAACGCGCAGATTGCGGTTGTGGGCGACTTTGACGCAACCGAGATGGAAAAGCTCGGCAACGAACTCTTTGCCGGATGGAAGGCCCAAACGCCCTTTGCCCGACTGGAAAACCCCTTCCGCGCGGTGCCGGCCGTCAGTGAAACCTTTGAGACGCCTGACAAGGCAAATGCCTTCTTCGTGGCGGGACAGCCACTCGAAATCCGCGACGACGACCCAGACTATCCGGCGCTGGCGTTGGCCGGTTATATCTTTGGCGGCGGCTTCCTGAACTCCCGCCTGGCAACGCGCATTCGCCAGAAAGAAGGGATCAGCTATGGCGTCGGGGCGCAGCTTCAGGTTGGGTCGCTTGACCGGAACGGGCTCTTCATAGCCTTCGCCATTTACGCGCCGCAGAATCTGGAACGGCTCGAAACAGCCTTCAGGGAAGAAGTCGAACGCGCCATCCGCGAAGGGTTCACGGAGGCGGAAGTCACGGCCGCCAAGAGTGGCTACTTGCAGAGTCGGCAAGTATCACGTGCGCAGGACGGCACGTTGGCGTCCGTATTGGCGAACTATCGCTACCTGGGGCGACGCCCAACGTGGGATGCCGACTTTGAAGCCAAAATCAAGGCACTGACGGCCGAACAGGTGTCGGCAGCGTTTGCCAAATACATTCGCTATGAAAACATGAGCCGGTTCAAGGCCGGCGACTTTGCCAAGGCCAAAGCCGCCCAGCCATAGCCAAGCCCACCCCGTTTTCCAAGACCGGTGCGTTGGAATTGTTCCGGCGCACCGGTTTGTTTTGCCGTTTGTCCTAACGTGCTGGTGGAAGTTCCGAACATGGACGGGATCAAGGAACGCAGGCGCTCTCGTCTGGGGCCTGAAGGTAACGAAGGAGAAGAAGCGGTTGCCCCAGTTCTTTCAGACGCACTCGATATTGGCTTGTGAGCAGTTGTGGAAATTCCCTGGAACTTACCAGCCATCTAATCGTGTTTTTGGGCAGGTTAAGTAAGTCACCGAACAGTGTGACACTCGCACCTAGCACGTCAAACTGGTGTCAGTTCTTTCATTCGAGGCAAAACCCCTATGCGGTTCAACGTTGCATTCAGCTTTTTCTCCAAGCCAGGCGTCCAGCGGCTTGACCGGGTGGCGCTGGCGCTCGCGGTTCCGTTTTGTTTATCAGCTTCGATACTGGCGCACGAGTCAGTCGTCACCACGCTCCCAACCGAAGCCCAGCAAGCGCCGGGGACCCCGCCGGATACCGAGACGCCCCTGCGCCAACCCAGCATTTACCTTGGCGTCTTCCCCCAGACGCTTTCTGAGCAGCGGGCCCAGGAACTTGGCGTATCGCCGGCTCAGGGCGTTTATTTGATGCGGGTCGTTGCCGACAGCCCGGCGAGCAAGGCCGGACTCAAAGCCGGCGACGTCATCGTTTCCATCAATGGTCAGTCGGTCGTCAACGCCGAACACTTTCGGGACCTCCTCCGCAAACAGTCACCAGGACAAGCCATGACGCTTGGGATCATACGCGACAAGCAGCTTGTCACCCTGACGGTCGTCCCAGAAAAACCACTGGTTGGCATTGTGAGACTGCCGAATGGACCGATCTCCATCACGATTGATCCGGGCGAAGTCCAAAAGACGGAAGAAATGGTGCGGGAGCTGGCCGACCGCCTTCGGCAGCAGGGCGAACAACGCCGGTCTGAACTCAAGTCAATGGCCGGCGGGTTGGTCGTGACGTTCAGTGACCGTGGACGATTGGGCGTTCGTACTCAACCCCTCTCCGAGCAACTTGCGAAGTATTTTGGCGCACCCGGCGGACTGCTCATCACGGAGGTCATACCAGACTCACCGGCCGCCAAAGCCGGGCTACGGGCCGGCGACTGTCTCGTGAAGATTGGCGACCAGGAAATTCATGACAGCCGTGACTTCCTGCGAGAACTTCGGCGGGTGGAGTCCGGCGAGGTCAAGCTGACGGTTGTCCGCGATAAACAAACCCAGGTGATGACGCCAACGCTTGGCCCGCGCACGCCACAGGGTGCTGGGCTACACAACGTTTTGGAACTGTATCGTCTGCCGATGGTTCATCCGCTCCACCTAGACTTTCATCTTGAATCTGATTTCCCCATGGTTGGCCCGATGTGACGGGTAACCGGGACGCGCTCGATGCTCAATCCAATGCCAAACGACTTGAGCCGGGTAACTTCCCGGCTCAAGCTGCTTTCGTGATTTGTCGTCGGTTATGACACTGGTTCGTTGAGCGCGGCTTCGATGGCACTGGTCAGTTCAGCCGACATCGGATCGACGCTCGACGGAAAAACAGCGCGCAACTTTCCATCGCGGCCGATGAGATACTTGTGAAAGTTCCAGCGCACTTCTCCGGCCAGCTTCTCATTGCCGCCGCCCGACGTGAGGTACTGGTACAGCGGATGCTTGTTAGGCCCCTTGACCGTTATTTTGGAAAACATGTCAAACTGCACGCCATAATTCGATGTGCAGAATTCCTTGATTTCAGCGTCACTCCCCGGTTCCTGGGCGCCAAAGTCGTTGGCCGGGAAACCCAAAACGCGCAGTCCCTTTTCACGATACTTTTGATTGAGCGCTTCAAGCCCCTTGTACTGCGGTGTATAACCACACCGCGAGGCAACATTGACCATCAAGAGGACGTTGCCTTTGTAGTCGCATAGATTGACTTCCTTGCCATCAATACTCTTCATCGTGAAATCCAGCGCCGGCGGACAACCAGGTGTAGGATTGGGATTCGTGTAAGCCGTCACAGGTGCAGTGCCTCCTTCAGGTTGGGCAGATGTGGATGACCGGGGAGATTCGGCCGACGCAGCGCAGCCAACGCCCATGAGCGTCGCCAACGCCAGCGCAAACAAGGTTTTTTGATTCATGTCACGTCCTCGTCAACTGAAACGTTATTCAACGTAAGGTCTCAGCAGAGTTGATGCTGGTGGGCGCAGGCAATGTGCCGCGCCAGTCCACGCCCTGACCGTACGTTTCACCGCACTTGGTACTTCGGCATCCGACACACCGGTGGATTACTGAACTTTGGGGGTCAACTGATGCGGATCGTTGAGGAGTTCCGTCGTGCTTTCGGTCACACTTGGTGGCTGGGCGACGGTCGCCGGAGCCGGGAACGCGGACCGATAGGGGGTTTCCACACTGGGGGTCGGCATTGGATGCAGTGGCAACTGTCCGGTCATGCCAAGTTGTGGCGCAGGCAGCACGACGACTTGTGGGAGCGGCTCGTTCTTGAAGGCCATGCGGACATACACCAGCAAGACGATGCCGGCGAAAAACATCAACCCGCCAAACCCGCTAAAGGAAGCCACAAACCGGGCCAGCCAGTGGCTGACGTTTTCCAATACGGAGGCTGAAATCCCAAGCGTTGCCGCCATAAGCGGGCCGCCGGCTATCAGCGCCCAACCGGCCCGACGAAGCTTTGTCCGCCACAGCATATCCTTGGAGTGCTGGAGGGTCGCCAATTGCTGCGCCACGGCTGCGGCCATGTCGCCTGGAACCTGACCGGAACTGGATTGCAGCGCATTGGTCACAGCGGTCAAGTTCATACCACACGCCTTGCAGAAGTTTTGATCGGGAATTTGCGTCTGAGTGCCACAGGTTGGGCAAAACATGCGTGTCGAAAGCCTCCAAATCACAGCCTAGCCAAACCACAAAACACCACGGCTTGCACAAGGTATCTCACATACCGACTGGGGTGGTCAAAAGATGCGCCAGCTTGTCAGTCTAGGTAACGGCACAGCCGGGCCTTGAGTTCCACGACGGCATACCGCACGCGACTTGGGCAAAGCCGTTGCCTGGCAGGGCCAGGCCCTCGGAACAAGACGCTTGCACTTGGCAGATATTCCAACGCACGATACCGGCATGCCGAGCTTTCCACCGACATCGCCACCCATTGCCAAACCAACCCTAACCCAGTTTTCACCCGAGGCCGAATCGTCACCGGCCGCTGACGCCTCCGCGCCGGAGAACATTCCAACTTGGCTGCCCACGGCGCTGCACGCCTTTGCCTTTCGAGACTACCGCCGCCAGTGGGCCGGGGCGTTTGCATCGAGCATTGGGAGCTGGATGCAACAAGTCGCCCAGGCCTGGCTCATCCTCGAACTCACGTCCAGTCCGTTTTACCTTGGGCTGGACGCTTTTCTGGCCATGGCGCCAATGCTTGGGCTGTCGCTCGTCGGCGGGGCGATTGCCGACCGCGTTGACCGGCGCAAGCTTCTGCTGGCGTCCCAGGCCGTTCAACTCACCAGCGCGCTGACCCTCACCCTGCTGGTTGGGACGCAGGCGTTGCCGGGCATGCGGCTCGTGTACGCCATACTTGGACTGTCGCTCTTGACCGGCATGGCGCAAGCCATGAGTGGGCCGGCCTACATGGCGCTCCTGCCCAACCTGGTGCCGAAGTCCTTTGTCGGGCAGGCCGTGGCCGGTAACGCAATCCAGTTCAACCTAGCGCGCGTGATTGGCCCGATGCTGGCCGGGCTGGTGATGGCCTACTCCGGCGCGACGGCTTGCTTTGCGTTGAACGCACTGTCGTTTCTCGCGGTGATGGCGGCGCTGGCAACCATTCAGCCGCCACAACAGATCAGCAGCGGGCCATCGCTATCCTGGCGACAAGAAATCCTCACCGGCCTGCGCTATGTCTTCGGCGACCCGGCGCGGCGGCAGTTGTGCCTCCTTGCCGCGCTGACAACCGGCTTAGGGATTGCCGTCCCGACCTTGCTGCCGCAGTACACTAAAATCACCTGGCAAGGCGATGAAGTCTTGTTTTCACGTCTGGCAGCTTGTTCCGGTCTGGGTGCGGTCGGCGGAGCGATGCTCGTTGCCACGCTTGCCAAGCAAACGCATTCACTACTGTTCATTGCGGCCGCTCAGGTCGCGCTCGGCCTATGCATGGCGCTACTTGCCCTGACAGGTTGGTTTTGGTTGGCGTGCCTGTGGCTTTTCCTGGGTGGGGCCCTCCTGGTCGCGGCCTATGCGCTGGTAACGACTTGTTTTCAGCAAATGATCACCGATGACATGCGCGGGCGGGCGGTCAGTCTCTACATGGTTTGTTTTCGGGGCGGCATGGCCATTGGTGGCTTACTGGCCGGCGCGCTGGCGCACTGGTGGAATGTGCCGGGGACGTTCGGGCTGGCCGGCTTCGGGTTGACAGCCGTGGGTTTGTGGGCCGCTCTCGAACAACGCCTGGCCCCGCCGTCCGATGTCAACCTCCAAACTTAGGAGATGACGTACAATGGGCAGCGCAAAGCTGTCCAGCCACCTCAACGAGCGTGCCGACTTGGGGACGTTCCCGATGACGACCTAGGTGAAAACGACGGTGACAACGCTCCGGCGTGACGAGGAAACACCACCATGAAACTCGGATGGGTAACGGTTGTTTTACTGACCGGCATGATGCTGCCGGTTCAAGCGGCCGTCAACGCGAAGCTCCGTACGTTTGTCATCAACCCAATTTACAG
It contains:
- a CDS encoding MFS transporter, which produces MPSFPPTSPPIAKPTLTQFSPEAESSPAADASAPENIPTWLPTALHAFAFRDYRRQWAGAFASSIGSWMQQVAQAWLILELTSSPFYLGLDAFLAMAPMLGLSLVGGAIADRVDRRKLLLASQAVQLTSALTLTLLVGTQALPGMRLVYAILGLSLLTGMAQAMSGPAYMALLPNLVPKSFVGQAVAGNAIQFNLARVIGPMLAGLVMAYSGATACFALNALSFLAVMAALATIQPPQQISSGPSLSWRQEILTGLRYVFGDPARRQLCLLAALTTGLGIAVPTLLPQYTKITWQGDEVLFSRLAACSGLGAVGGAMLVATLAKQTHSLLFIAAAQVALGLCMALLALTGWFWLACLWLFLGGALLVAAYALVTTCFQQMITDDMRGRAVSLYMVCFRGGMAIGGLLAGALAHWWNVPGTFGLAGFGLTAVGLWAALEQRLAPPSDVNLQT
- a CDS encoding PDZ domain-containing protein, whose protein sequence is MRFNVAFSFFSKPGVQRLDRVALALAVPFCLSASILAHESVVTTLPTEAQQAPGTPPDTETPLRQPSIYLGVFPQTLSEQRAQELGVSPAQGVYLMRVVADSPASKAGLKAGDVIVSINGQSVVNAEHFRDLLRKQSPGQAMTLGIIRDKQLVTLTVVPEKPLVGIVRLPNGPISITIDPGEVQKTEEMVRELADRLRQQGEQRRSELKSMAGGLVVTFSDRGRLGVRTQPLSEQLAKYFGAPGGLLITEVIPDSPAAKAGLRAGDCLVKIGDQEIHDSRDFLRELRRVESGEVKLTVVRDKQTQVMTPTLGPRTPQGAGLHNVLELYRLPMVHPLHLDFHLESDFPMVGPM
- a CDS encoding glutathione peroxidase; protein product: MNQKTLFALALATLMGVGCAASAESPRSSTSAQPEGGTAPVTAYTNPNPTPGCPPALDFTMKSIDGKEVNLCDYKGNVLLMVNVASRCGYTPQYKGLEALNQKYREKGLRVLGFPANDFGAQEPGSDAEIKEFCTSNYGVQFDMFSKITVKGPNKHPLYQYLTSGGGNEKLAGEVRWNFHKYLIGRDGKLRAVFPSSVDPMSAELTSAIEAALNEPVS
- a CDS encoding M16 family metallopeptidase, yielding MKLALLRGLTSAALVVALVSPAPLFPLTVKAQPPAQSVALPPGVTRVTSVEGITEYRLANGLRVLLFPDASKQTITVNITYLVGSRHENYGETGMAHLLEHLVFKGTPRHPDIPKELSERGARPNGTTWFDRTNYFETFQATEDNLRWALDLEADRMVNSFIAKKDLDSEMTVVRNEFEAGENSPYRVLLQRTQAVAYDWHNYGKSTIGARSDIENVPIERLQAFYRKYYQPDNAVLLVAGKFDEEKTLKMIHEYFGPIPKPDRVLQPTYTLDPTQDGERTVTIRRVGDTKVVLACYHVPAASHPDKPAVQILAGVIGDTPSGRLHKALVETKKAAFVQGFSFDNKEPGLVNFGAILTSSSDIEEVRKLLLTTIEETATAKPPTEEEVERIRQQYLTDIEQSINNSERLGLELSEWIGAGDWRLFFLNRDRLKQVKVDDVQRVAKAYLKPDNRTVGMFIPTEKPDRADIPATPDVAELLKDYRGSAAIAAGEAFEPTPENIDARSRFLAEQGGLQMVLLPKKTRGNTVTLVMTIRLGNEQALRNQATIGNLTGQMLQRGTKRKTRQQIEDEFTRLKAQGGVFGGATSINFSVTTTRENLAEVVRLGAEILREPAFPESEFEQLKQQIIASIEQSRREPQNVAITAFSRHLSPYPKEDVRYRPLPDEEIEQVKAVTIEDIKRFYDTFYGIANAQIAVVGDFDATEMEKLGNELFAGWKAQTPFARLENPFRAVPAVSETFETPDKANAFFVAGQPLEIRDDDPDYPALALAGYIFGGGFLNSRLATRIRQKEGISYGVGAQLQVGSLDRNGLFIAFAIYAPQNLERLETAFREEVERAIREGFTEAEVTAAKSGYLQSRQVSRAQDGTLASVLANYRYLGRRPTWDADFEAKIKALTAEQVSAAFAKYIRYENMSRFKAGDFAKAKAAQP